The proteins below are encoded in one region of Helianthus annuus cultivar XRQ/B chromosome 2, HanXRQr2.0-SUNRISE, whole genome shotgun sequence:
- the LOC110885350 gene encoding uncharacterized protein LOC110885350 — MANKRAEALMSSLNSKGDGVVKVDEPRTNKIEVDNDIDEPTKGEKLAEMSPTKPPNVESAHLMLKQALQAEDDRSLLLRCLYTDNGKLIVDSIPLLNSCELSKLIEFLIGVSRELGI, encoded by the exons ATGGCAAACAAGAGAGCAGAAGCTTTGATGTCGTCTTTGAATTCAAAAGGTGATGGAGTCGTCAAG GTTGATGAACCAAGAACTAACAAGATTGAAGTTGATAATGATATTGATGAACCAACAAAGGGTGAGAAATTGGCAGAAATGTCACCCACAAAGCCACCTAATGTTGAATCTGCTCATCTAATGCTTAAACAAGCACTTCAGGCAGAGGATGATCGATCCCTTCTGCTTCGATGTTTATATACAGACAATGGAAAG CTTATTGTAGATTCAATTCCTCTCTTGAATTCATGCGAGCTCTCAAAACTTATTGAGTTTCTCATAGGTGTATCGCGCGAGCTTGGTATCTGA